The following proteins come from a genomic window of Lolium rigidum isolate FL_2022 chromosome 5, APGP_CSIRO_Lrig_0.1, whole genome shotgun sequence:
- the LOC124655393 gene encoding acyl transferase 15-like produces the protein MRFAVSKSPPVIVRPSSTELAPAPGKAKLAQVQLSLWDRSYVGFQVTALLLFDSPVSQPVEAVKKGLSRALVHYAPIAGRLAADDEQSLSIACTGEGVPFVAATVDCAMADHGGLLDGAPFSAGLLDDLAMYYQPVARRTDPLLLMQVTEFACGGFAVGVTWNHTLADGDGMAQFLQDVGNLTRADETPVSRPLRDGGAVSLPLLSPPVVAAKQWLMLNRGGMGLAYLDITIPATLINRIKSEYKAAHAADGGYCTTFEAGVAVLWRCRTRAIVGDNYDPSAPAPLAFFVNVRKHVRAVAGYYGNCAVAQVAFATAGDVAGSDIAGVIDLIKGAKDGVPDLLNVMHGGRGVEGVGEMGEEEMAAVFGYNALMVTSWRNIAFDRVDFGGGVPARVVGRWQQSTIPGCMAFLSCRATADAGERMLTQCVREEHAGAFLDELHRLAAADASVLSVSA, from the coding sequence ATGAGGTTCGCGGTGAGCAAGTCCCCGCCGGTGATTGTCCGCCCGTCGTCGACGGAGCTGGCTCCAGCGCCGGGGAAGGCGAAGCTTGCGCAGGTGCAGCTGTCGTTGTGGGACAGGAGCTACGTGGGTTTCCAGGTCACGGCCCTCCTCCTCTTCGACAGTCCGGTCAGCCAGCCAGTCGAGGCCGTCAAGAAGGGCCTCTCCCGTGCGCTCGTCCACTACGCCCCCATCGCCGGCCGCCTCGCCGCCGATGACGAGCAGAGCCTCAGCATCGCGTGCACCGGCGAGGGCGTGCCGTTCGTGGCGGCGACGGTGGACTGCGCCATGGCGGACCACGGCGGGCTCCTCGACGGCGCACCGTTCTCCGCGGGCCTCCTGGACGACCTGGCCATGTACTACCAACCGGTGGCGCGGCGCACTGACCCCCTGCTGCTGATGCAGGTCACCGAGTTCGCGTGCGGCGGGTTCGCCGTCGGCGTGACGTGGAACCACACGCTGGCCGACGGCGATGGCATGGCGCAGTTCCTCCAGGACGTCGGCAACCTCACACGCGCAGACGAGACGCCGGTTTCACGGCCTTTGAGGGACGGCGGCGCGGTGTCGCTGCCGCTGCTGTCGCCGCCGGTGGTCGCCGCGAAGCAGTGGCTGATGCTAAACCGCGGCGGCATGGGGCTCGCGTACCTGGACATCACCATCCCGGCGACGCTCATCAACCGCATCAAGTCCGAGTACAAGGCCGCCCACGCCGCCGATGGCGGGTACTGCACGACGTTCGAGGCGGGCGTGGCGGTGCTCTGGCGGTGCCGCACCCGCGCCATCGTCGGCGACAACTACGACCCGTCCGCGCCGGCGCCGCTTGCCTTCTTCGTGAACGTCCGCAAGCACGTGCGCGCCGTTGCCGGGTACTACGGCAACTGCGCGGTGGCGCAGGTCGCCTTCGCGACGGCTGGCGATGTCGCCGGTAGCGATATCGCAGGCGTGATAGATCTGATTAAGGGCGCCAAGGACGGGGTGCCCGACCTGCTGAATGTCATGCACGGCGGCCGTGGGGTTGAAGGGGTGGGGGAGATGGGCgaggaggagatggcggcggtgttcgggTACAACGCGCTGATGGTGACAAGCTGGCGGAACATTGCGTTCGACCGCGTCGACTTCGGCGGCGGGGTGCCGGCGAGGGTGGTGGGGAGGTGGCAGCAGTCTACCATCCCCGGCTGCATGGCGTTCCTGTCCTGCAGGGCCACGGCCGACGCCGGCGAGAGGATGCTGACGCAGTGCGTCAGGGAGGAGCACGCCGGTGCATTCCTTGACGAGCTCCACAggctcgccgccgccgatgcGTCGGTCTTGTCAGTGTCGGCATGA
- the LOC124653537 gene encoding protein PIN-LIKES 7-like, with amino-acid sequence MGFVSLLVVALMPVMEVLLVVLLGAYLASGRCNLLTAAARADINRVVYAVFTPALMLASLARTVTLQDAISWWFMPVNIGIIFLTGGVLGWVVVLLLRPPQHLRGLVVASCSAANFGNLLLIVIPAVCREDGNPFGGGDVCTDRGLSYASFSMALGGLYIWTHTNSVMKRSSELYRKTMITHEVHDPKDYLVRSEEEPCRKQDAEEDDGDEEEGVVSLPSESSSGVHEKLLAPLLPTGDHQRSGCSNNTSGNSMWDKLKHGAHQIVEELTAPPTVGAVLGFIVGVVPWLRSTFVGNDAPLRVVQDSLKLLGDAAVPCVTLILGGNLTKGVRKTTVSRWVIAAIICVRYVILPMVGVVVIKSARTLGFLPPDPLYQYVLMLQFALPPAMSIGTMAQLYDVAQEECSVIFLWTYLMAALALTAWSTVFMSILAA; translated from the exons ATGGGGTTCGTGTCGTTGCTGGTGGTGGCATTGATGCCGGTGATGGAGGTGCTCCTGGTGGTCCTCCTCGGCGCCTATCTCGCCTCTGGCCGGTGCAACCTCCTCACCGCGGCCGCCCGCGCCGACATCAACCGCGTCGTCTACGCCGTCTTCACGCCCGCGCTCATGCTCGCCAGCCTCGCCAGGACCGTCACGCTCCAGGACGCCATTTCATG GTGGTTCATGCCAGTGAACATCGGGATCATCTTCCTGACCGGCGGAGTCCTCGGATGGGTGGTGGTGCTCCTGCTGCGGCCGCCGCAGCACCTCCGGGGGCTGGTCGTCGCCTCCTGCTCGGCCGCAAACTTTGGGAACTTGCTGCTCATCGtgatcccggcggtgtgccgggagGACGGCAACCCgttcggcggcggcgacgtgtgCACTGACCGAGGCCTCTCCTACGCCTCATTCTCCATGGCG CTCGGAGGACTATACATCTGGACTCACACGAACAGCGTGATGAAGAGGTCCAGCGAGCTGTACCGCAAGACCATGATCACACACGAGGTTCATGATCCCAAGGACTATTTGGTGAGGTCAGAGGAAGAGCCCTGCAGGAAACAAGACGccgaggaagacgacggcgacgaggaggagggggtTGTCTCGCTACCATCGGAGAGCAGCTCTGGCGTCCATGAGAAG ttactggcgccgttgctgccTACTGGTGACCACCAACGTTCCGGTTGCAGCAATAACACGAGCGGCAACAGCATGTGGGACAAGCTGAAACATGGCGCCCACCAGATCGTCGAGGAGCTCACCGCGCCGCCTACTGTCGGTGCG GTGCTAGGCTTCATTGTTGGGGTAGTGCCATGGCTGAGATCTACATTTGTCGGCAACGACGCCCCCCTGCGGGTTGTGCAAGACTCGCTCAAACTACTTGG AGATGCCGCCGTACCCTGTGTCACCCTCATCCTCGGTGGAAACCTCACTAAAG GCGTGCGCAAGACGACGGTGTCGCGGTGGGTGATCGCGGCGATCATCTGCGTCCGGTACGTGATCCTGCCCATGGTCGGGGTGGTGGTGATCAAGTCGGCGCGCACACTCGGCTTCCTGCCGCCGGACCCGCTGTACCAGTACGTGCTGATGCTCCAGTTTGCCCTGCCTCCCGCGATGAGCATCGGCACCATGGCCCAGCTCTACGACGTCGCCCAAGAGGAGTGCTCCGTCATCTTCCTGTGGACATACCTCATGGCCGCCCTTGCGCTCACCGCCTGGTCCACCGTCTTCATGTCAATCCTCGCGGCCTAG